The genomic region AAGAACGCTAGTAGAAATATTCTGTCCGCCATAGACAACTTGAAACTGACGTTGTAAAAAAGCAGTCACTCCAATCGCTGCTGGAGCCTGTTGCGCTACTGCTTTAGCATCTTCCCAAGTCAAAGTCGAAGCCGAACCCACCCCTTGGTTAATCCCGCCACCAGTCGTAGACGCACCCGCGAGGACGAGCATGACGTTCGTACCCAAAGCTTGAATCTGTTGCTCGGTAGATTTTTGTACGCCTTGTCCTACCGAAGTAATAGAAATTACCGAAGATATCCCAATAATTACACCCAGCATTGTCAATCCCGTGCGTAACTTATGGTTCCATAAAGATTCCGCCGCCATCCCGACAACTTCAACGGTTGACACGGTGTTAGTTTGCTTGGGGATAGATGGTTTTTTGGGCATGAAATTTCAAAAGTCAAAAGTCAAAAGTCAAAAGTCAAAACTAAGGAAACAACCGAAGATGTGATGTTGAGGTTGTCCATCTGCTTGCTAAACCCACCCCTACGACTGATAACTGTTCACCGTCGCGAACCTCCAATACCTGGGATTCCTGGCGTTCTGGTTTGGGGACGAGTTCCTGGTGGAAAGGTGATGAAGACTTTTTCGGTTCCCGTAAGTCCTGATAAAACTTGGGTTTTGTCATTTACAGTCACTCCGGTTTGGATGGGAGTGAAGACGGGATTATTATTCTCGCTAGCGACAAATACACCCGTACCGTTAGGTTGACGAGCGATCGCAACTGTGGGGACGGCGATCGCATTTTTCAGTTCGCCTGGTTTAAAATCAACATCAACGTTCATACCCGATCGCAACAGCTGAGGAGCGGTGAGAATTGCAGCTTTAACTTGAAAACTCGTGACGTTCTGCTCTACGGTAGATTGAACGGCGATTTGAATTACTCGCCCTTTAAAAGTTTTGCCGGGATAAGCATCAGCTCGAAAATTAATTTCTTGTCCGATGCGAATTTGAGCAATATTACTTTCTGATACGTTGGCGACAACCTGATTGTTCGCTGCCAGTGCCAAGATAGAATTGGAAGTTGCACCAGAAACAGAACTACCTGCGGTGGTGGGAGTGACAAAAGCACCAGGATCGGCATATTTTTGCGCCACTACGCCACTAAAAGGAGCCGCGATCGCCGTATCCTTAATTTGTGTTTGAATATTTTGTAATGCCCCTCGTGCTTGTTCGACTTGAGCGCGGGCTTGGGCGATATCTTCAGGACGCGAACCATTTTGTTGTAATGTTAAAGCTTGCTGCGCTCTATCCACAGCGGCTTTGGCACTATTGTAAGCAGCGCGGGACGTAATTAAGTCTCGACTAGAAATTGCTCCAGAGGCGAATAACTGCTCGTTTTGGCGCAGATTTGAGGTTGCTTCTTCTAGGGTTGCTTGAGTATTTTGTAACTCAGCTCGCGCTTGGGCGATATCTTCAACGCGATTCCCCGCTAGTAATTTTTGTAAATTTGCTTGCGCTTCTGCTAATCTTCCCCTGACTTCGGTTAATTGTCCCTGTAGGTTTGAATCATCCATGTAGGCGATAATTTGCCCTTGCTTTACCCAATCTCCTTCCTTTACCAACAGGCTTTTCAGCCGTCCAGAACTTTTAGGGCTGACATTAATCGATCTCTCTGGTTTAATTGTGCCGTTAGCTGCAACAGTCACGGATAAATTCAATCGTTCTACTGGAACAGATAAGGCTTGGCGCTGGGCAACTTGACGGGGAACAATGACAATTTGACGATAAACAATGTAGCTACCTGCGGCTACGAAGCCAAGCAAGAACATCCCCAGCAACCACTTAGTAATTCCTACTTTCTTTAAGTCTTTCACGCGCAATGAGAACGCCCTGAATAAGGCAAATCAGTTTTCATTTTAGCTTCACGCTCAGCAATACACTCGCCACACCAATTCTGTGCCACCATCTTAGATACGAGTTTGCTCAATCTCATGTAGAAAAGGTCACGATCGCTCTATGACTTTAGTCATGGTTATCAGTTATCAGTAAAGAAAGGGTGTAGGGTGTGGGGTGTGGGAAGTGTGGGGTGTAGAGAATTTTGAATGCGTGAATTGTTTTGCTCCCTTGTCTCCCCCCTCTCCCTTGCCCCAATTTTGACTTTTGACTTTTGACCTTTGACTTTTAAACCTTGTGACTCGTCCCATTCAACCTCAAAGTCACCCGTTTCCATTTCTGCTCTACCTAGAGTGGGCATTATTGGCGATCGCAATTTGGACTGAATTATTACCTAATCCCAGTCTCCGGTTTCCCAGATTTCCTTTGCTAACGCTGCTCAGTATCACTGGTTTTGGATTAATGGGTTTGAGATTACCCACAGGCAAGCTAATCTACAAAGTTATTTACACTGCGATTGAAATTTTACTCATTTTATTTACTTCTCTCACTGGTAGTCGAGCGATCCGTCTGTTTCCTTTCCTTTACTTACTTCTAGTCACTCGAAGTTGTCTGATTTTTGAACTACCAGGAAGATTATTGATTACAGGTTTATCTTTTACTTTTTTCCTATTAACGCTACAGCGCCGTTTTCATCGGATTCCCGCACCGCCAATGGCTCAAGAACGGTTGCGTTTTTTTCCGCTCCTCCTAGCTTTCTTATTTGGGTTAGTTTTAGTTTTTGTGTTGTTGTTAATGAATGCAGTATTGGCTGAGCGTCAAAGTCGAGAAAAACTGGCGATCGCCAACGAACAACTGCGAAAATATGCACTGAGAATTGAAGACCAAGCGACTTTACAAGAACGCAGTCGCATTGCACGAGAAATTCACGATTCTCTCGGACACTCATTAACAGCACTCAACCTTCAGTTAGAAACGGCAATAA from Chroococcidiopsis sp. SAG 2025 harbors:
- a CDS encoding efflux RND transporter periplasmic adaptor subunit, whose amino-acid sequence is MKDLKKVGITKWLLGMFLLGFVAAGSYIVYRQIVIVPRQVAQRQALSVPVERLNLSVTVAANGTIKPERSINVSPKSSGRLKSLLVKEGDWVKQGQIIAYMDDSNLQGQLTEVRGRLAEAQANLQKLLAGNRVEDIAQARAELQNTQATLEEATSNLRQNEQLFASGAISSRDLITSRAAYNSAKAAVDRAQQALTLQQNGSRPEDIAQARAQVEQARGALQNIQTQIKDTAIAAPFSGVVAQKYADPGAFVTPTTAGSSVSGATSNSILALAANNQVVANVSESNIAQIRIGQEINFRADAYPGKTFKGRVIQIAVQSTVEQNVTSFQVKAAILTAPQLLRSGMNVDVDFKPGELKNAIAVPTVAIARQPNGTGVFVASENNNPVFTPIQTGVTVNDKTQVLSGLTGTEKVFITFPPGTRPQTRTPGIPGIGGSRR
- a CDS encoding sensor histidine kinase encodes the protein MTRPIQPQSHPFPFLLYLEWALLAIAIWTELLPNPSLRFPRFPLLTLLSITGFGLMGLRLPTGKLIYKVIYTAIEILLILFTSLTGSRAIRLFPFLYLLLVTRSCLIFELPGRLLITGLSFTFFLLTLQRRFHRIPAPPMAQERLRFFPLLLAFLFGLVLVFVLLLMNAVLAERQSREKLAIANEQLRKYALRIEDQATLQERSRIAREIHDSLGHSLTALNLQLETAIKLWLSDSTRAYTFLTQAKNLGSQALQDVRQSVSALRDPLLGRSLEQAIASLAEDFGRSTGIIPLCQIQLVDSITIEVSTAIYRIVQEALTNISRHAEATEVEIQLQVMKNYLKLTIADNGKGFQLSQNTTGFGLQSMRDRAQVLGGELNINAAPNSGCTIVAEIPLHTMKKRA